A genomic segment from Nicotiana sylvestris chromosome 1, ASM39365v2, whole genome shotgun sequence encodes:
- the LOC104245355 gene encoding glyoxylate/hydroxypyruvate reductase HPR3: protein MELPELLVIHPAPVFIIHQQQFSQKFKLLKAYESPLSTKHFLQTHAQSTKALICYGKSPITSDILRRLPSLKLVVTASTGFNHIDLPECRRRGIAVANTADVFSEDTADIGVGLLIDVLGKISSGDRFVRTGIWPKNIYYPLGSKLRGKHVGIVDLGNIGLKVAIRLEAFGCKISYNSRQKKPVPYNFYPNVCELALTCNILVICCTLTVETRHLIDKDVLKALGKDGILNNIARGPIVDEKELVKFLVEGEIAGAGLDVFENEPKVPQELIALDNVVLTPHRAAFTEEAFRDAFQLVLANLEAFFSNIPLISPVIDE, encoded by the exons ATGGAGCTGCCAGAGCTGTTAGTAATTCATCCAGCTCCAGTATTCATCATCCACCAACAACAAttctcccaaaaattcaaactcCTCAAAGCTTACGAATCTCCACTCTCTACTAAACACTTTTTACAGACCCACGCGCAGTCCACTAAGGCACTCATCTGCTATGGCAAGAGCCCAATCACTAGCGACATACTCCGCCGTCTTCCTTCTCTTAAGCTCGTTGTCACTGCTAGCACCGGCTTCAACCATATCGATCTCCCTGAGTGCCGTCGCCGAGGTATCGCCGTTGCTAATACTGCTGATGTCTTTTCTGAGGATACTGCTGATATCGGTGTAGGTTTGTTGATTGACGTACTTGGGAAAATTAGCTCCGGTGATCGGTTTGTTCGCACCGGAATTTGGCCTAAAAATATTTACTATCCTTTGGGTTCCAAGCTAC gaGGTAAGCATGTGGGAATAGTTGATTTAGGCAACATTGGTCTAAAAGTTGCAATAAGGCTAGAGGCATTTGGCTGCAAAATTTCATACAACTCTAGGCAAAAGAAACCAGTTCCCTACAACTTCTACCCAAACGTTTGTGAACTTGCATTGACCTGTAACATCCTCGTCATATGCTGTACATTGACCGTCGAAACTCGTCACCTGATTGACAAGGATGTTCTAAAAGCATTGGGAAAGGATGGCATTCTCAACAACATTGCTCGTGGACCCATAGTTGATGAGAAAGAACTGGTGAAATTCTTGGTTGAAGGTGAGATCGCAGGTGCAGGTTTGGATGTGTTTGAGAATGAACCTAAGGTTCCTCAAGAGTTAATTGCATTGGATAATGTTGTTCTTACACCACATAGAGCTGCTTTCACTGAAGAAGCTTTTCGCGATGCTTTCCAACTTGTTCTGGCTAACTTAGAAGCATTTTTCTCGAATATACCATTGATTTCTCCAGTAATAGATGAATGA
- the LOC104229908 gene encoding glyoxylate/hydroxypyruvate reductase HPR3 has protein sequence MAEPKKELPVVIVLGRPSVLNFYGDQFSSKFRLLKPWESSLPLDQFISTHAQSVQAMFCTGTTCVTPSLLRQLPSLRVIVTTSAGLNHMDLDECRRLGISVANAGTVFSEDVADFAVGLLIDVLRKVSAANRFVKNGLWPLHGDYPLASKVGGRKVGIVGLGSIGLEVAKRLEAFGCIISYQSRKKKPVVYPFYPDVHELATKCDVLVICCALTDQTHHLINKEVLLALGKEGIIINIARGAIINEMELVQCLVQGEIAGAGLDVFENEPNVPEELLSLDNVVLSQHVAFLTEDSFRDLYELMSGNLEAFFLKKPLLSPVFDD, from the exons ATGGCAGAACCGAAGAAGGAGCTGCCGGTGGTGATAGTACTGGGCCGGCCATCGGTTCTTAATTTCTACGGCGACCAATTTTCCTCAAAATTCCGACTCCTAAAGCCATGGGAATCTTCACTTCCATTGGACCAATTCATTTCCACACACGCTCAATCCGTACAGGCTATGTTTTGCACTGGCACGACCTGCGTTACTCCATCGTTGCTCCGCCAACTTCCTTCTCTTCGGGTAATCGTTACCACCAGCGCCGGCCTTAACCATATGGATCTCGACGAGTGCCGCCGCCTCGGAATTTCCGTTGCTAACGCTGGTACCGTTTTCTCGGAGGATGTAGCTGATTTTGCTGTTGGATTGTTAATTGACGTTCTAAGAAAAGTATCTGCTGCTAATCGGTTTGTTAAGAATGGACTTTGGCCTCTTCATGGGGACTACCCACTTGCTTCCAAG GTGGGAGGCAGGAAAGTTGGAATTGTTGGGCTGGGAAGCATAGGCCTAGAAGTTGCAAAAAGGCTTGAAGCATTTGGCTGCATTATATCATACCAGTCGAGGAAGAAAAAGCCTGTTGTCTACCCTTTCTATCCCGACGTTCATGAACTAGCAACCAAATGTGATGTCCTTGTCATTTGTTGTGCATTGACAGACCAAACTCATCACCTGATCAATAAAGAGGTTCTACTGGCACTCGGTAAAGAAGGAATAATCATTAATATTGCTAGAGGAGCCATAATCAATGAGATGGAGTTGGTGCAGTGTTTGGTGCAGGGAGAGATTGCAGGTGCTGGCTTGGATGTTTTCGAGAATGAACCTAATGTTCCTGAAGAGCTCCTTTCTTTGGATAATGTTGTACTGTCTCAACATGTCGCTTTTTTGACCGAGGATTCTTTTCGAGATTTATATGAACTCATGTCAGGGAATTTGGAAGCTTTCTTCTTGAAAAAACCTTTGCTTTCTCCAGTTTTTGATGACTGA
- the LOC104229909 gene encoding glyoxylate/hydroxypyruvate reductase HPR3-like encodes MAKPSTALPAVIVLGQPTLFNIYGEQLSHKFQFLKPWESSLPLEQFISTHAQSVQAMISSPKDFVGKISSSLFCLLPSLRVIVTSSAGVNHIDLLECRRRGISVANAVSVFSEDVADFAVGLLIDVLRKISVADRFVKNGLWPLHGDFPLCSKVGGRKVGIVGLGSIGLKVAKRLEAFGCIISYQSRKKKPVSYPFYPDVHELATKCDVLVICCALTEQTRHLINKEVLLALGKGGVIINIARGSVINEMELVQCLVQREIAGAGLDVFENEPNVPEDLFSLDNVVLTRHVAACTENSFRDLYELISGNLEAFFLNKPLLSPVLDD; translated from the exons ATGGCAAAACCCAGCACTGCGTTGCCGGCGGTAATAGTCCTAGGCCAGCCAACCCTTTTCAATATCTACGGCGAACAGTTATCCCACAAATTCCAATTCCTTAAACCATGGGAATCTTCACTTCCATTGGAACAATTCATTTCCACACATGCTCAATCCGTACAAGCCATGATTTCTTCTCCTAAAGATTTCGTTGGCAAGATTTCTTCCTCCTTGTTCTGCCTCCTCCCTTCGCTCCGCGTTATCGTTACCTCCAGCGCTGGCGTTAACCATATTGATCTCCTCGAGTGTCGCCGCCGCGGAATCTCAGTTGCTAACGCTGTTTCCGTTTTCTCAGAGGATGTAGCTGATTTTGCTGTTGGATTGTTGATTGATGTTCTTAGAAAGATTTCTGTTGCTGATCGGTTTGTTAAGAATGGTCTTTGGCCTCTTCATGGGGATTTCCCCCTCTGTTCCAAG GTGGGAGGCAGGAAAGTAGGAATTGTTGGGCTGGGAAGCATCGGTCTAAAAGTTGCAAAAAGACTTGAAGCATTTGGATGCATTATATCATACCAGTCGAGGAAGAAAAAGCCTGTTTCTTACCCATTCTATCCTGACGTTCATGAACTAGCGACCAAATGCGATGTCCTTGTCATTTGTTGTGCATTGACAGAGCAAACTCGTCACTTGATCAATAAGGAGGTTTTATTGGCACTTGGGAAAGGAGGAGTTATCATTAATATTGCACGAGGATCCGTAATCAATGAGATGGAGTTGGTACAATGTTTGGTGCAGAGAGAGATTGCAGGTGCTGGGTTGGATGTTTTCGAGAATGAACCTAATGTTCCCGAGGATCTCTTTTCATTGGATAACGTTGTATTGACACGGCATGTTGCTGCTTGTACAGAGAATTCTTTTCGAGATTTATATGAACTTATATCAGGGAATCTGGAAGCCTTCTTCTTGAACAAACCTTTGCTTTCTCCAGTTTTGGATGACTAA